The following are encoded in a window of Primulina eburnea isolate SZY01 chromosome 4, ASM2296580v1, whole genome shotgun sequence genomic DNA:
- the LOC140830176 gene encoding uncharacterized protein, translating into MDVTATPMETLLKRFQSFRPPTLRGKENAVDCERWLDDVEMLFESLAYTDERRVKLIGHQLQEVAKSWWLTTKRALEHRGIDITWKVFKDEFYQRFFPVSYPKDKGAEFANLRQGQLNIEEYFAKFSSFLRFAPHVAGNDEAVADQFINGLNPDIFTLVNTGRPNTFSDALNRAK; encoded by the coding sequence ATGGACGTTACGGCTACACCTATGGAAACATTATTGAAGAGGTTCCAgtctttccgaccaccgacTCTAAGAGGGAAAGAAAATGCAGTGGATTGTGAGAGATGGCTCGACGATGTAGAGATGTTATTTGAATCTCTTGCGTATACAGATGAACGAAGAGTGAAACTTATTGGACATCAGTTGCAAGAAGTAGCGAAGAGTTGGTGGCTTACAACAAAACGAGcattggagcatagaggtattgATATTACCTGGAAAgtatttaaagatgaattttatcaacgtttctttccagtgtcatatCCAAAGGATAAAGGGGCAGAATTTGCAAATCTACgacaagggcaattgaacattgaagaatattttGCCAAGTTTTCTTCCTTTCTTCGGTTTGCACCCCACGTGGcaggaaatgatgaagcggtcgccgatcagttcatcaatggtttaAATCCTGACATCttcactttggtgaacacgggacgaccCAATACCTTTTCtgatgcactgaacagagcGAAATGA